From Rhodococcus antarcticus, the proteins below share one genomic window:
- a CDS encoding homoserine dehydrogenase: protein MNTRPIGVALLGCGVVGSEVVRLLTEQADELTARTGAPIELRGIAVRKLGKHRDVPAELLTTDSAALVAREDVDVVVEVVGGIEPVRTLLLQALRAGRSVVTANKALLAEHTAELAEAADASGADLYFEAAVAGAIPIVRPLRESLAGDRITRVVGIVNGTTNFILSAMDATGAGYAETLEEAGRLGYAEADPTADVDGFDAAAKAAILASLAFHTRVTAADVHREGIRDITASDLSAARALSCTVKLLALCERVPQADGSERVSARVYPAMVPLSHPLASVDGAFNAVVVEAEAAGRLMFYGQGAGGAPTASAVVGDLVAVCRNQVQGGRGPRESAYAQLAVSPMGDTPTRYHVSMEVADVAGVLATVAGEFSRRGVSISTVRQAVRGDGATLVVVTHTAPDSALAATVAALHELEHVTSVTSVLRVEGDTP from the coding sequence GTGAACACCCGTCCCATCGGAGTGGCCCTGCTCGGCTGCGGGGTGGTCGGCAGCGAGGTCGTCCGGCTGCTCACCGAGCAGGCCGACGAGCTCACCGCCCGCACCGGCGCGCCCATCGAGCTGCGTGGCATCGCCGTGCGCAAGCTCGGGAAGCACCGCGACGTGCCCGCCGAGCTGCTCACCACCGACTCGGCCGCCCTGGTGGCCCGCGAGGACGTGGACGTGGTGGTCGAGGTGGTCGGGGGTATCGAGCCCGTCCGCACGCTGCTGCTCCAGGCGCTCAGGGCCGGCCGGTCGGTGGTGACCGCGAACAAGGCGCTGCTGGCCGAGCACACCGCCGAGCTGGCCGAGGCCGCCGACGCCTCCGGCGCCGACCTGTACTTCGAGGCGGCCGTGGCCGGGGCCATCCCCATCGTGCGACCGCTGCGGGAGTCCCTCGCCGGTGACCGGATCACCCGCGTCGTGGGGATCGTCAACGGCACCACCAACTTCATCCTCTCGGCCATGGACGCCACCGGGGCGGGGTACGCCGAGACGCTGGAGGAGGCGGGCCGCCTGGGCTACGCCGAGGCCGACCCCACCGCGGACGTGGACGGCTTCGACGCGGCGGCCAAGGCGGCGATCCTGGCCAGCCTGGCGTTCCACACCCGGGTCACCGCTGCCGACGTGCACCGCGAGGGCATCCGCGACATCACCGCCTCCGACCTGTCGGCCGCCCGCGCGCTGAGCTGCACCGTCAAGCTGCTGGCGCTGTGCGAGCGGGTGCCGCAGGCGGACGGCAGCGAGCGGGTCTCGGCCCGGGTGTACCCCGCGATGGTGCCGCTGAGCCACCCGCTCGCCTCGGTGGACGGCGCGTTCAACGCCGTCGTCGTCGAGGCCGAGGCCGCCGGCCGTCTGATGTTCTACGGCCAGGGCGCCGGCGGTGCCCCCACCGCGTCGGCCGTGGTCGGCGACCTGGTGGCGGTGTGCCGCAACCAGGTGCAGGGTGGGCGCGGACCGCGCGAGTCGGCCTACGCCCAGCTGGCCGTCTCGCCCATGGGGGACACCCCCACCCGGTACCACGTGAGCATGGAGGTGGCCGACGTCGCCGGCGTGCTCGCGACGGTGGCTGGGGAGTTCTCCCGCCGCGGGGTGAGCATCTCCACCGTGCGCCAGGCCGTCCGCGGCGACGGTGCCACCCTGGTGGTGGTGACCCACACCGCGCCGGACTCCGCCCTGGCGGCCACGGTCGCGGCCCTGCACGAGCTGGAGCACGTCACGTCCGTGACCAGCGTCCTCCGAGTGGAAGGTGACACCCCGTGA
- the thrB gene encoding homoserine kinase produces the protein MSATTLVQGRSVTVRVPASSANLGPGFDCLGLALGLHDEVTVTIGAPGVRVTVEGEGAGAVPTDATHLVVRAVVSGLQAAGAISDGAPVPGLDVHCRNAIPHSRGLGSSASAVVCGLRAGVALAGVELVDEVLVQRSSEYEGHPDNAAASVLGGAVVAWTEIGPSGPRYRAERIEVHPEIVPVVLVPTEQSSTEATRGMLPARVRHADAAFNAGRSALAVLALTTRPELLLPATEDRLHQAQRAPAMPTTATLVARLRAAGVAAVVSGAGPSVLALTLGGLEEVLCGVARSHGWSVLELPVADGVALL, from the coding sequence GTGAGCGCCACGACTCTCGTCCAGGGTCGCAGCGTCACCGTCCGCGTGCCGGCGTCCTCGGCGAACCTCGGCCCCGGCTTCGACTGCCTCGGCCTCGCCCTCGGGCTGCACGACGAGGTGACCGTGACCATCGGCGCTCCGGGGGTGCGGGTGACCGTCGAGGGTGAGGGTGCCGGCGCGGTGCCCACCGACGCCACCCACCTCGTGGTCCGGGCCGTCGTGTCGGGTCTGCAGGCGGCCGGCGCGATCTCCGACGGCGCCCCCGTTCCCGGGCTGGACGTCCACTGCCGCAACGCCATCCCGCACTCGCGCGGGCTCGGTTCCTCAGCGTCTGCGGTGGTCTGCGGGCTGCGCGCGGGGGTCGCGCTGGCGGGGGTGGAACTGGTCGACGAGGTGCTCGTGCAGCGGAGCTCGGAGTACGAGGGCCACCCGGACAACGCCGCCGCGAGCGTGCTGGGCGGGGCCGTGGTGGCGTGGACCGAGATCGGCCCGAGCGGACCCCGCTACCGCGCCGAGCGCATCGAGGTGCACCCGGAGATCGTGCCGGTGGTGCTGGTACCCACCGAGCAGTCCTCCACCGAGGCCACCCGCGGGATGCTGCCCGCTCGGGTGCGGCACGCGGACGCGGCGTTCAACGCCGGCCGCAGCGCCCTGGCCGTGCTGGCCCTGACCACCCGTCCCGAGCTGCTCCTGCCCGCGACCGAGGACCGGCTGCACCAGGCGCAGCGGGCGCCCGCCATGCCGACGACGGCGACGCTGGTCGCCCGGCTGCGCGCGGCCGGTGTCGCCGCCGTGGTCTCCGGGGCCGGCCCGAGCGTGCTGGCCCTGACGCTGGGTGGGCTCGAGGAGGTGCTGTGCGGGGTGGCCCGCAGCCACGGCTGGTCGGTGCTCGAGCTGCCGGTCGCGGACGGCGTCGCGCTGCTCTGA
- the thrC gene encoding threonine synthase: MTAPVQAPERTGPIHRPWPGLIEAYRHRLPDARDWTAITLLEGATPLVPARYLSELTGCEVHLKVEGANPTGSFKDRGMTMAVTDAWTKGQRAVICASTGNTSASAAAYAARAGMTCAVLVPQGKIALGKLAQAVMHGAKIIQVDGNFDDCLELARKTTAEFTQIALVNSVNPVRIEGQKTAAFEVCDALGRAPDVHALPVGNAGNITAYWRGYCEYAADGTTDRRPRMLGVQAAGAAPLVHGAPVSNPETIATAIRIGSPASWNGAVAAKEESHGVFRAATDEKILEAYHLVAEHEGVFVEPASAASIAGLLAAHAEGWLTAGSTVVCTVTGHGLKDPATAIDGMVEVEAIPVDPVAVARALDL, from the coding sequence GTGACCGCACCCGTGCAGGCTCCCGAGCGGACCGGCCCGATCCACCGCCCCTGGCCCGGACTCATCGAGGCCTACCGGCACCGGTTGCCGGACGCCCGCGACTGGACGGCCATCACGCTGCTGGAGGGAGCGACCCCGCTCGTGCCGGCCCGGTACCTCTCCGAGCTGACCGGGTGCGAGGTGCACCTGAAGGTCGAGGGCGCCAACCCCACCGGTTCGTTCAAGGACCGCGGCATGACCATGGCCGTGACCGATGCCTGGACCAAGGGCCAGCGCGCGGTCATCTGCGCCTCGACGGGCAACACCTCCGCCTCGGCCGCCGCGTACGCCGCCCGAGCCGGCATGACGTGTGCGGTGCTCGTGCCGCAGGGCAAGATCGCCCTGGGCAAGCTGGCCCAGGCGGTGATGCACGGCGCGAAGATCATCCAGGTCGACGGCAACTTCGACGACTGTCTCGAGCTCGCCCGCAAGACCACCGCGGAGTTCACCCAGATCGCCCTGGTCAACTCGGTGAACCCGGTGCGCATCGAGGGTCAGAAGACCGCGGCGTTCGAGGTGTGCGACGCCCTGGGCCGAGCGCCGGACGTGCACGCGCTCCCCGTGGGCAACGCCGGCAACATCACGGCCTACTGGCGCGGGTACTGCGAGTACGCCGCCGACGGCACCACCGACCGCCGCCCCCGCATGCTCGGCGTGCAGGCCGCCGGGGCCGCCCCGCTGGTCCACGGTGCGCCGGTGAGCAACCCCGAGACCATCGCCACCGCCATCCGGATCGGCTCGCCCGCGTCCTGGAACGGGGCCGTGGCGGCCAAGGAGGAGTCGCACGGGGTGTTCCGCGCGGCCACCGACGAGAAGATCCTCGAGGCCTACCACCTGGTCGCCGAGCACGAGGGCGTGTTCGTCGAGCCCGCCTCGGCCGCGAGCATCGCGGGGCTGCTGGCCGCGCACGCCGAGGGTTGGCTCACCGCGGGCAGCACCGTGGTCTGCACCGTGACCGGGCACGGGCTGAAGGACCCCGCGACCGCGATCGACGGGATGGTCGAGGTGGAGGCGATCCCGGTGGACCCGGTGGCCGTGGCCCGCGCGCTCGACCTGTGA
- the rho gene encoding transcription termination factor Rho gives MTDTDLSTAPASVDAAAPRKRAGLTGMVLADLRALADQVGVSEAAGMRKGDLIAAIKERQSPTDTPVPPSTAPARTRAPRTSRVEAAPVVPASSTPTPSAAETPSAAETPATAETPPATEAPRRTRQRRTATRPTGAPEATGSPEPAAEAAPEAPSTTTGRPPESSPPERDGVPSHGSAQDGATQDGATQDGATQDGAAQDGAQGAGAERGERQGRRERQTRRDRGDQDSGSRDDSSQNGGGPNGQVARDGRGHVAQGNRDVAQGNGQLTQSSSQGSGQNGNEANGNGPQSGGRTSAGTDDEGEGRGRRGGRRFRERRRGRDAGVQVASGGQVREDRELEVREDDVLQPVAGILDVLDQYAFVRTSGYLAGSNDVYVAMNMVRKNGLRRGDAITGAVRIPREGEAPTNRQKFNPLVRIDTINGGDAEAARKRPEFGKLTPLYPNQRLRLETTPNILTTRVIDLVMPIGKGQRALIVSPPKAGKTSVLQAIANAIAVNNPECHLMVVLVDERPEEVTDMQRSVKGEVIASTFDRPPGDHTAVAELAIERAKRLVEGGMDVVVLLDSITRLGRAYNNSSPASGRILSGGVDSTALYPPKRFLGAARNIENGGSLTIIATAMVETGSTGDTVIFEEFKGTGNAELKLDRKIAERRVFPAVDVNPSGTRKDELLMNQEEYAVALKLRRVLSGLDSHQAIDLLIDRLRKSSSNAEFMMQVARTAPAGTAASDES, from the coding sequence GTGACCGATACGGACCTCAGCACCGCCCCGGCCAGCGTCGACGCTGCGGCCCCGCGCAAGCGCGCCGGCCTCACCGGGATGGTGCTCGCCGACCTGCGCGCGCTCGCCGACCAGGTCGGGGTGAGCGAGGCGGCCGGCATGCGCAAGGGCGATCTCATCGCGGCCATCAAGGAGCGCCAGAGCCCGACCGACACCCCCGTCCCCCCGTCCACCGCTCCCGCGCGGACCCGCGCACCCCGCACGTCGCGCGTGGAGGCCGCACCGGTGGTGCCCGCGTCCTCCACCCCCACGCCTTCCGCCGCGGAGACGCCTTCCGCCGCCGAGACGCCCGCCACCGCGGAGACGCCCCCCGCTACCGAGGCCCCCCGTCGCACGCGGCAGCGCCGCACCGCCACCCGGCCCACCGGTGCCCCCGAGGCCACCGGGTCACCCGAGCCCGCTGCCGAGGCCGCTCCCGAGGCCCCGTCGACCACCACTGGCCGCCCCCCCGAGTCCTCGCCGCCCGAGCGCGACGGCGTCCCGTCGCACGGTTCGGCCCAGGATGGTGCGACCCAGGACGGTGCGACCCAGGACGGTGCGACCCAGGACGGTGCGGCCCAGGACGGTGCGCAGGGTGCTGGGGCCGAGCGGGGCGAGCGGCAGGGTCGGCGTGAGCGGCAGACCCGCCGCGACCGCGGCGACCAGGACAGCGGCAGCCGCGACGACAGCAGCCAGAACGGTGGCGGCCCGAACGGCCAGGTTGCGCGGGACGGCCGCGGCCACGTGGCCCAGGGCAACCGCGACGTGGCGCAGGGCAACGGCCAGCTGACCCAGAGCAGCAGCCAGGGGTCGGGCCAGAACGGGAACGAGGCGAACGGAAACGGCCCGCAGAGCGGGGGCCGCACCAGCGCCGGCACCGACGACGAGGGGGAGGGTCGCGGACGCCGCGGCGGCCGTCGCTTCCGCGAGCGTCGCCGTGGGCGTGACGCCGGTGTCCAGGTCGCCAGCGGGGGGCAGGTCCGCGAGGACCGGGAGCTCGAGGTCCGCGAGGACGACGTGCTGCAGCCCGTCGCCGGCATCCTCGACGTGCTGGACCAGTACGCCTTCGTGCGCACCTCCGGCTACCTCGCCGGCTCCAACGACGTCTACGTGGCGATGAACATGGTGCGCAAGAACGGCCTGCGCCGCGGCGACGCCATCACCGGTGCCGTCCGGATCCCCCGCGAGGGCGAGGCGCCCACGAACCGGCAGAAGTTCAACCCCCTGGTGCGCATCGACACCATCAACGGCGGCGACGCCGAGGCCGCCCGCAAGCGCCCGGAGTTCGGCAAGCTCACCCCGCTGTACCCGAACCAGCGCCTGCGCCTGGAGACCACGCCGAACATCCTCACCACCCGGGTCATCGACCTGGTGATGCCGATCGGCAAGGGTCAGCGCGCGCTCATCGTCAGCCCGCCCAAGGCCGGCAAGACGAGCGTCCTGCAGGCCATCGCGAACGCCATCGCGGTGAACAACCCGGAGTGCCACCTCATGGTCGTCCTGGTCGACGAGCGGCCCGAGGAGGTCACCGACATGCAGCGCTCGGTGAAGGGCGAGGTCATCGCCTCCACCTTCGACCGCCCGCCGGGCGACCACACCGCCGTGGCGGAGCTCGCCATCGAGCGCGCGAAGCGGCTGGTGGAGGGCGGCATGGACGTCGTGGTGCTGCTCGACTCCATCACCCGGCTGGGCCGCGCCTACAACAACTCCTCGCCCGCCTCGGGTCGCATCCTCTCCGGCGGTGTCGACTCCACGGCGCTGTACCCGCCCAAGCGCTTCCTGGGTGCGGCCCGCAACATCGAGAACGGTGGCTCGCTGACCATCATCGCCACGGCCATGGTGGAGACGGGCTCGACCGGCGACACGGTGATCTTCGAGGAGTTCAAGGGCACCGGCAACGCCGAGCTCAAGCTCGACCGGAAGATCGCGGAGCGCCGGGTGTTCCCCGCCGTGGACGTCAACCCGTCCGGCACCCGCAAGGACGAGCTGCTGATGAACCAGGAGG